The proteins below are encoded in one region of Populus alba chromosome 2, ASM523922v2, whole genome shotgun sequence:
- the LOC118042028 gene encoding 3-hydroxy-3-methylglutaryl-coenzyme A reductase 1: MDSRRLPPKSSRTTSSNDGGPLHHNQKRLAPSVDNRSPSPTPKASDALPLPLYLTNAIFFTLFFSVAYYLLHRWREKIRDSTPLHVVTFPEIAAIVSLMASFIYLLGFFGIDFVQSFITRPSHDAWDLEDTDNPNYLINEDHRLVTCPPPANVPPISILPNPEPIITPLASVEDEEIVKSVTEGALPSYSLESKLGDCKRAAVIRREALQRTTGKSLEGLPIQGFDYDSILGQCCEMPVGYIQIPVGIAGPLLLNGMEYMVPMATTEGCLVASTNRGCKAMYASGGATSVVLADGMTRAPVVRFETAKRASELKLFLEDPDNFDTLSIVFNRSSRFGRLQGIKCSMAGKNLYMRFKCSTGDAMGMNMVSKGVQNVLDFLQNDFHDMEVIGISGNFCSDKKPAAVNWIEGRGKSVVCEAIIREEIVKKVLKTSVASLVELNMLKNLAGSAVAGALGGFNAHASNIVSAIFIATGQDPAQNIESSHCITMMEAVNNGKDLHISVTMPSIEVGTVGGGTQLASQSACLNLLGVKGASKESPGSNSRLLATIVAGSVLAGELSLMAAIAQGQLVKSHMKYNRSSKDISKAAS; this comes from the exons ATGGACTCCCGCCGCCTGCCACCTAAATCATCACGCACCACGTCCTCTAACGACGGCGGTCCTCTCCACCATAACCAGAAGCGACTTGCCCCTTCCGTCGACAACCGCTCTCCATCACCGACACCGAAAGCATCAGACGCGCTTCCCCTCCCTCTCTACCTGACAAACGCCATTTTCTTCACTCTTTTCTTCTCCGTAGCCTACTACCTCCTCCACCGGTGGCGTGAAAAGATCCGTGACTCTACGCCACTCCATGTCGTTACTTTCCCCGAAATCGCCGCCATTGTTTCCCTAATGGCTTCCTTTATTTACCTTTTAGGATTTTTTGGAATCGATTTTGTTCAATCATTCATCACGCGCCCTTCTCACGACGCGTGGGATTTGGAAGATACCGACAATCCTAACTACCTCATCAATGAAGATCACCGTCTGGTTACTTGCCCTCCGCCCGCAAACGTCCCTCCCATTTCCATATTACCCAATCCTGAGCCAATAATTACACCTTTAGCCTCCGTGGAAGATGAAGAAATCGTTAAATCCGTCACAGAAGGAGCATTGCCTTCTTATTCGCTTGAATCAAAGCTTGGTGATTGTAAACGAGCAGCTGTGATTCGACGGGAGGCGTTGCAGAGGACAACTGGGAAATCTCTAGAGGGTCTACCTATTCAAGGATTTGATTATGATTCAATTTTAGGACAGTGCTGCGAAATGCCGGTGGGCTACATCCAGATTCCGGTGGGGATTGCTGGCCCTTTGTTGCTGAATGGGATGGAGTATATGGTCCCAATGGCAACGACAGAGGGTTGTTTGGTTGCAAGTACGAACAGAGGTTGTAAGGCAATGTACGCTTCCGGTGGGGCTACTAGTGTTGTGTTGGCAGATGGGATGACTAGGGCTCCTGTTGTTAGATTCGAGACGGCGAAACGAGCCTCGGAATTGAAGTTGTTCCTGGAGGATCCTGACAACTTTGATACTTTGTCCATTGTTTTTAACAG GTCGAGTAGGTTTGGGAGGCTTCAAGGAATTAAATGCTCTATGGCTGGGAAGAATCTTTATATGCGATTTAAATGCAGTACCGGGGATGCAATGGGGATGAACATGGTCTCTAAAGGGGTTCAGAATGTGCTTGATTTCCTTCAGAATGATTTCCATGACATGGAAGTTATTGGCATTTCTG GTAATTTTTGTTCGGACAAGAAACCTGCGGCTGTAAACTGGATTGAAGGACGTGGGAAATCGGTTGTTTGTGAGGCAATTATCAGGGAAGAGATAGTCAAGAAGGTGTTGAAAACAAGTGTTGCTTCCCTTGTGGAGCTCAACATGCTCAAGAATCTTGCTGGTTCTGCTGTTGCTGGTGCTCTTGGTGGATTTAATGCCCATGCCAGCAATATTGTCTCTGCAATCTTCATAGCCACTGGCCAGGATCCAGCACAGAATATTGAGAGTTCTCACTGCATTACCATGATGGAAGCTGTTAACAACGGAAAGGATCTTCACATCTCTGTGACTATGCCTAGCATTGAG GTGGGTACAGTTGGAGGTGGAACTCAACTTGCATCGCAATCCGCCTGCCTGAATCTACTTGGTGTAAAGGGTGCAAGCAAAGAGTCACCTGGCTCAAACTCAAGACTCTTGGCTACCATAGTAGCTGGTTCAGTTTTAGCCGGGGAGCTCTCTCTAATGGCTGCCATTGCACAAGGGCAGCTTGTCAAGAGTCACATGAAATACAACAGATCGAGCAAAGACATATCCAAAGCTGCATCTTAG